The Lolium rigidum isolate FL_2022 chromosome 1, APGP_CSIRO_Lrig_0.1, whole genome shotgun sequence region GCGCCAAGGTGATCTTCCTCAAGCCGCGGCCGCAGTCCAGGCCCTTCAAGGGCTCCGGCAACATCTGCCTCACCTGCGACAGGATCCTCCAGGAGCCATTCCACTTCTGCTGCCTCTCCTGCAAGGTGCAACACTCTCCTCCACTACAACCACTTCATGTCTACATGCTAGAGCAATCTGATGAGTAACACATCCGCGACTGCGTGCATGCAGGTGGATCACGTGATGATGCAGGGCGGCGACCTGTCCAACATCCTCTACATGTCCGGCGAACCCGACCTGGCCTGCTTCCCGCGCTTCGAGAACCTCCACGTCGGCAGCTCCTCCGCGGACCTCCTCGACTACGACGCCGCACAGGtcaccccaaactccatcctcgaGGACCCCACGCGTCACTATCACGAGAGCAGCGGCGTCAGTGGCGGCTCCAGCAACGGCGGCCGCCATGCTCAGCGCGCTAGCGTGGGAACCGACCAAGCAGCCGGTGCTGCCAGCgacgtcccgaggaagaagaagtccgGCGGGTTCTTCCCGCAGATCGTGCTCTCCCTCAACAACAGGAGGAAGGGCGCGCCCCATCGATCACCGTTCGCCTGATCTGGCGTCATGGACCGTTCAGTACAGATCGAACTGCCCCCCTATATATGTGTCTATCAGTCTATGTTTAGTATGTTGTTCATTACTAGTGCTACTGTAGAGTACCTTAATCATATGATTAGCTGTGTAGAGAGAGAGTGAGAAGAAGG contains the following coding sequences:
- the LOC124681795 gene encoding protein RGF1 INDUCIBLE TRANSCRIPTION FACTOR 1-like, whose amino-acid sequence is MGMRPGWLGGLVEESFFVACEAHESRKKNEKNIFCLACCTSICPHCANAAHRHHPLLQVRRYVYNDVVRLGDLDKLIDCSFVQPYTINSAKVIFLKPRPQSRPFKGSGNICLTCDRILQEPFHFCCLSCKVDHVMMQGGDLSNILYMSGEPDLACFPRFENLHVGSSSADLLDYDAAQVTPNSILEDPTRHYHESSGVSGGSSNGGRHAQRASVGTDQAAGAASDVPRKKKSGGFFPQIVLSLNNRRKGAPHRSPFA